A section of the Primulina eburnea isolate SZY01 chromosome 1, ASM2296580v1, whole genome shotgun sequence genome encodes:
- the LOC140824605 gene encoding coronatine-insensitive protein 1-like — translation MGDSRNSKKLNGSFCSGTSRSCASGSSCSTGVYDTVWECVIPYVKDPRDRDAVSLVCKRWCAIDAITRKHVTMALCYTAKPQRLSRRFPQLESLKLKGKPRAAMFNLIPEDWGGYVTPWVEEIVRSFGKMKALHFRRMIVKDSDLELLANSAAGKVLEVLKLDKCSGFSTDGLLHIGRLCRNLRVLIMEESGIVENDGEWLHELASNNTVLETLNFYMTDLTKVRSEDLELIARRCPSLISIKISDCDLSGLVGFFRATSSLEEFAGGSFSEPPGQVGEGVFNVQLQRYGAVALPSRLCCLGLTYLGKAELPIIYPVASKLKKLDLLYALLDTEAHCTLLQKCPNLELLETRDVIGDRGLEVLAQFCKKMKRLRIERGADEHEMEDEEGVVTQRGIIALAQGCLQLEYLAVYVSDITNASLECMGTYSKNLCDFRLVLLDREERIADLPLDNGVRSLLMGCHKLRRFALYLRPGGLTDVGLGYVGKYSPNIRWMLLGYVGRSDEGLLEFSKGCPNLQKLEMRGCCFSERALSLAALQLKSLRYLWVQGYRASRNGRDLLTMVRPNWNIELIPARQSYVQELDGGRIIVEDPAHILAYYSLAGERTDFPATVKPLDTTALLES, via the exons ATGGGAGACAGTAGGAATTCCAAGAAATTGAATGGGAGCTTCTGTAGTGGTACCAGTAGGAGCTGTGCGAGCGGCAGCAGTTGCAGTACTGGGGTGTATGACACCGTCTGGGAGTGCGTGATTCCGTATGTGAAGGACCCACGTGACCGCGATGCGGTGTCTCTGGTGTGCAAGCGGTGGTGCGCGATCGACGCCATCACGCGCAAGCACGTGACCATGGCCCTCTGCTACACGGCCAAGCCGCAGAGACTGTCGCGGCGCTTCCCTCAGCTCGAGTCGCTGAAGCTGAAGGGGAAGCCACGCGCCGCCATGTTCAATTTGATCCCGGAGGATTGGGGCGGCTACGTGACGCCGTGGGTGGAGGAAATCGTGAGGTCTTTTGGGAAAATGAAGGCGCTGCACTTCCGGAGGATGATTGTGAAGGATTCGGATCTCGAGCTGCTGGCTAACTCGGCAGCTGGGAAGGTTTTGGAAGTCTTGAAATTGGATAAATGCTCGGGTTTCTCTACTGATGGGCTTTTGCATATCGGGCGCTTATGCAG gAATCTGAGAGTTTTGATTATGGAAGAGAGCGGGATAGTTGAGAATGATGGTGAATGGCTGCATGAGCTTGCTTCAAACAATACGGTTCTTGAGACTTTAAACTTCTACATGACTGATCTAACGAAAGTCAGATCCGAAGACCTTGAACTGATAGCAAGAAGATGCCCGTCTCTGATTTCGATCAAAATCAGTGATTGTGATCTTTCCGGCCTTGTTGGTTTTTTCCGAGCCACGTCTTCATTAGAAGAGTTTGCCGGTGGATCTTTTAGTGAGCCTCCTGGGCAGGTTGGTGAAGGTGTTTTTAATGTCCAATTGCAAAGGTACGGTGCTGTTGCATTACCATCGAGATTGTGTTGCTTGGGTCTTACTTACTTGGGCAAAGCTGAACTGCCCATCATATATCCGGTTGCATCCAAGCTTAAAAAGTTGGATCTCCTGTACGCTTTGCTTGATACTGAAGCCCATTGTACCTTGCTACAAAAATGTCCGAACTTGGAACTTCTTGAG ACTAGAGATGTTATTGGAGATAGAGGGTTGGAGGTTCTTGCCCAGTTTTGTAAGAAAATGAAAAGACTTCGCATTGAGAGGGGAGCTGATGAACATGAAATGGAAGACGAAGAAGGTGTCGTCACACAGAGAGGAATCATTGCTCTGGCTCAAGGATGCCTTCAACTTGAATACCTGGCCGTGTATGTGTCAGATATTACAAATGCATCCTTGGAATGTATGGGTACTTATTCGAAAAACCTATGTGACTTCCGGTTGGTCTTGCTAGACCGTGAGGAGAGAATCGCCGATTTGCCCCTGGACAACGGAGTTAGGTCTCTGCTAATGGGTTGCCATAAACTCAGAAGGTTTGCTTTGTATCTCCGACCTGGGGGCCTAACAGACGTTGGCCTCGGTTACGTTGGGAAGTACAGTCCAAACATTAGGTGGATGCTTCTTGGCTATGTCGGGAGATCGGACGAGGGTCTTCTGGAGTTTTCCAAAGGGTGTCCTAACCTTCAAAAGTTAGAAATGAGGGGATGCTGTTTTAGTGAACGTGCATTGTCCTTGGCCGCCCTTCAGCTTAAATCTCTGAGGTACTTGTGGGTGCAAGGATACCGAGCGTCCCGCAATGGCAGGGACCTCTTAACCATGGTCCGACCGAATTGGAATATCGAGCTGATACCCGCTAGACAGTCCTACGTTCAAGAGTTGGACGGGGGACGGATTATCGTGGAGGATCCTGCCCATATTCTGGCCTACTATTCGCTAGCTGGTGAAAGAACCGACTTCCCGGCCACCGTGAAGCCGTTGGACACGACAGCCCTTCTCGAGTCGTAG
- the LOC140824613 gene encoding signal peptidase complex subunit 2-like — protein sequence MAADKNPKKANLLEHHSIKHILDESVAEIVKSKGYPEDLRMSNIRLLIGAIIIIIALFAQFYIKKFPDNRNFLLGCIGLYIVFNGMLQLTIYLKEKNAILFTYPPNGSFNITGLVVTSKLPRFSDMYTLVVGSADPQSIASKPPVEFTKTVTRWFTKEGVLVEGLFWKDVEALVNEYAKETKKTK from the exons ATGGCTGCCGATAAGAACCCTAAAAAGGCCAATCTTTTGGAACATCATTCCATCAAGCACATTCTTGATGAATCCGTTGCTGAG ATCGTTAAGAGTAAAGGGTATCCTGAAGATCTGAGGATGAGTAATATTCGGCTACTGATCGGGGCGATCATCATTATCATCGCGCTTTTTGCACAGTTTTACATCAAGAAATTTCCTGATAACAGGAATTTTCTTCTCGGTTGCATAGGATT GTATATAGTATTCAATGGAATGTTACAGCTAACAATATACTTGAAGGAAAAGAATGCCATCCTATTCACATATCCACCAAAT GGATCTTTTAACATAACTGGATTGGTCGTCACTTCGAAACTGCCAAGATTTTCAGATATGTATACGCTTGTCGTAGGGAGTGCCGATCCCCAATCAATAGCTTCAAAGCCACCCGTTGAATTCACTAAAACCGTCACTCGATG GTTCACAAAGGAAGGAGTTTTGGTGGAGGGACTCTTCTGGAAGGATGTTGAAGCACTCGTAAACGAGTATGCAAAAGAAACTAAGAAGACCAAGTGA
- the LOC140824620 gene encoding LOW QUALITY PROTEIN: NF-X1-type zinc finger protein NFXL2 (The sequence of the model RefSeq protein was modified relative to this genomic sequence to represent the inferred CDS: deleted 1 base in 1 codon), translated as MPPPSATPPPRSPPLLSDSESDSDSLTNSSAIHRHTDLSSSIFQSYISHSNSVNHGRLDQDLEKIQSFLTSSRSGALSCLICLERIKPLDPAWSCSSRCFAIFHLLCIQSWARQSTTLAASRAVLRAAVIPDENSFVWPCPKCRIEYSKSQTPKNYYCFCGKVQDPESDPWILPHSCGEICRRALKYNCGHYCLLLCHPGPCPTCPKLVRNKCFCGKVEDARRCGFKHFSCDGVCEKLLECEVHRCVDICHNGSCHPCREKGVYRCQCGKMEMERACCERDFRCESPCNKMLGCGRHDCKRGCHDGDCKDCPLQGKRTCPCGKNVYEGTPCDVAVPLCGATCDKLLSCRFHRCPERCHRGPCIETCRTMVTKSCRCGSLKKQVPCFQELTCERKCLKVRDCERHACKRRCCDGDCPPCSEVCDKRLRCRNHKCPAPCHRGSCAPCPLMVRISCSCGETYFEVPCGTEAEQKPPKCPKRCRIAPLCGHGPKCKPHRCHYGPCPTCQLICDEEYLCGHKCKLRCHGPKPAPLPEFTLKPKKKKFNHQGEVIPGSPCPPCSELVLRLCVGLHIGAEKMMVCSKSAEFSCGNLCGNPLSCGNHYCTYECHSLKSSSSKSDSLRKDNSCEECSLPCHKERDPSCPHPCPQPCHPGECPSCKTLIKRSCHCGSMVHVFECINFNQMSEKEQMDARSCKGPCHRKLQNCYHLCPEMCHPGPCPSPDTCSKKVTVRCGCQTIKKEWLCQNVQEAYHKAGCDPKDVSKNQYGLGLLPCGDDCKSKLKVTDTELHFRNAKPTEVKELDTTNNVAKRRKRKQRVIEDEKISRFQRIVAEFQRFLLYLIVALVIVALAYFSYRGLMQLSDWMNDIETRQRRRYSRI; from the exons ATGCCTCCACCATCCGCCACCCCGCCACCTCGTTCTCCGCCGCTTCTTTCCGACTCCGAATCCGACTCCGACTCCCTTACTAACTCTTCCGCTATCCACCGCCACACGGATCTCTCCTCCTCAATTTTTCAATCCTACATTTCTCATTCCAATTCGGTCAATCACGGCCGGCTTGATCAAGACCTCGAAAAAATCCAATCTTTCCTCACCTCCTCACGATCAGGCGCCCTCTCCTGCCTCATTTGTCTTGAACGCATCAAACCCCTCGATCCCGCTTGGTCCTGCTCCTCCCGCTGCTTCGCCATTTTCCACCTTCTATGCATCCAGTCTTGGGCCCGCCAATCCACCACCCTTGCTGCCTCACGCGCCGTCTTACGGGCTGCAGTGATCCCTGATGAAAATTCATTTGTCTGGCCATGTCCCAAGTGTCGTATCGAGTACTCGAAATCTCAAACGCCAAAGAACTACTACTGCTTCTGTGGGAAAGTTCAGGATCCAGAATCTGATCCATGGATTTTGCCTCACTCTTGTGGGGAAATCTGCCGCCGAGCATTGAAGTACAATTGTGGGCATTATTGTCTCCTGTTATGTCACCCGGGTCCTTGCCCAACTTGCCCGAAGTTAGTCAGGAATAAATGCTTTTGTGGGAAGGTGGAGGATGCACGGCGATGCGGGTTCAAGCATTTCTCCTGCGACGGTGTTTGTGAGAAGTTGTTGGAGTGCGAAGTTCATAGGTGTGTCGACATTTGCCACAATGGGTCGTGCCATCCATGTAGAGAGAAGGGGGTTTATAGGTGTCAATGCGGGAAGATGGAGATGGAGAGAGCGTGTTGTGAGAGGGATTTCAGGTGTGAGAGTCCTTGCAATAAGATGTTGGGCTGCGGGAGGCACGATTGCAAAAGGGGGTGTCACGATGGTGATTGCAAGGATTGCCCACTTCAAGGTAAGAGAACTTGTCCTTGTGGCAAGAATGTATATGAGGGGACACCATGTGACGTGGCCGTGCCATTGTGTGGAGCAACCTGTGATAAACTTTTGAGTTGCCGCTTCCATAGGTGCCCAGAGAGGTGCCATCGAGGACCCTGCATTGAGACGTGTAGGACAATGGTGACAAAATCGTGTAGGTGTGGAAGCTTGAAGAAACAG GTTCCCTGCTTTCAAGAGTTGACTTGTGAGAGGAAGTGCCTGAAAGTGAGGGACTGTGAACGGCATGCTTGTAAGCGTCGATGCTGTGATGGGGATTGTCCACCATGCTCTGAG GTTTGTGACAAGAGGCTCAGATGTAGGAACCACAAGTGCCCAGCTCCATGTCATAG AGGTTCTTGTGCTCCTTGCCCGCTGATGGTGAGAATTTCTTGTTCATGTGGGGAAACATACTTCGAG GTACCTTGTGGTACAGAGGCAGAGCAAAAGCCTCCAAAGTGTCCAAAACGATGCCGTATAGCTCCTCTATGTGGGCATGGGCCAAAATGCAAG CCGCATCGGTGCCATTATGGACCTTGCCCCACTTGTCAGCTAATTTGTGATGAGGAATACCTATGTGGTCACAAATGCAAACTAAG GTGCCATGGACCTAAACCCGCTCCTCTTCCGGAATTCACTTTAAAACCCAAAAAGAAGAAGTTTAACCATCAGGGTGAGGTGATTCCTGGCTCTCCTTGTCCTCCTTGCTCAGAACTTGTGCTAAGGCTATGTGTTGGCCTTCACATAGGAGCCGAGAAGATG ATGGTGTGCTCAAAGTCAGCAGAGTTTTCTTGTGGTAACTTGTGCGGAAATCCTCTTTCCTGTGGCAACCATTATTGCACTTATGAATGTCATTCCCTGAAAAGTAGTTCTTCAAAATCAGATTCACTAAGAAAAGACAATTCTTGTGAAGAGTGCAGCCTTCCCTGTCATAAG GAGAGAGATCCCTCGTGCCCTCATCCTTGCCCTCAGCCATGT CATCCGGGAGAATGCCCCTCTTGCAAGACACTTATTAAACGTTCTTGCCATTGTGGGTCTATGGTACATGTTTTTGAATGCATAAATTTTAATCAAATGTCTGAGAAAGAGCAAATGGATGCCCGTTCCTGTAAAGGGCCTTGCCATAG AAAGTTGCAGAATTGTTACCATTTATGTCCGGAGATGTGTCATCCTGGGCCCTGTCCATCACCAGACACGTGTTCTAAGAAG GTAACCGTACGTTGCGGATGCCAAACTATAAAAAAGGAGTGGCTGTGTCAAAATGTACAAGAAGCATACCATAAAGCGGGTTGTGATCCTAAAGATGTATCAAAGAACCAATATGGACTCGGTCTTCTTCCTTGTGGCGATGATTGCAAAAGCAAATTGAAGGTCACTGATACTGAGCTACATTTTCGTAATGCAAAGCCCACGGAG GTGAAGGAGCTGGATACGACCAATAATGTTGCAAAACGTAGAAAGAGAAAACAAAGGGTAATTGAAGATGAGAAAATATCAAGATTTCAG AGAATTGTCGCTGAATTTCAACGGTTTCTTCTGTATCTTATTGTTGCTCTAGTTATAGTTGCTTTGGCATATTTTAGCTATAGAGGTCTAATGCAGCTCTCAGATTGGATGAATGATATTGAAACTCGACAGAGAAGAAGGTACTCGCGAATATAG